A single window of Nocardia sp. NBC_01327 DNA harbors:
- the ramB gene encoding acetate metabolism transcriptional regulator RamB, protein MAKTFVGARLRQLRTERGLSQVSLAKKLEISASYLNQIEHDVRPLTVPVLLRISEVFGVDAGFFSSQDDTRLIAELQEVVMDQELSIEADAQEIAEMVSAHPALARAMVNMHRRYRNTTAQLAAATEDRFADGSGSGAISKPHEEVRDYFYQRQNYIHELDTAAEELANRMRFHGGDLKREIARRLTTAHGVQIVERIDLHDGVLHRYDPEQRRLEIAPHLSGGQRVFKLAAELAYLECGDLIEKLVEEGNFSSPESRVLAKLGLANYFAAATVLPYTHFHEMAEDFRYDIERLSAFFTQSYETICHRLSTLQRPRLRGVPFSFVRVDRAGNMSKRQSATGFHFSSSGGTCPLWNVYETFAYPAKIMTQIAQMPDGRKYLWVARTVERRATRYGEPSKVFAIGLGCELRHAGRVVYADGLDLNEPKATPIGAGCRVCERSNCPQRAFPPLGKSLDISEHRSSISPYVIQ, encoded by the coding sequence ATGGCCAAGACTTTCGTCGGCGCGCGCCTGCGGCAATTGCGCACCGAACGCGGGCTGAGCCAGGTCTCCCTCGCCAAGAAGCTGGAGATTTCGGCCAGCTACCTCAACCAGATCGAACACGACGTTCGCCCGCTCACCGTACCGGTCCTGCTGCGTATCAGCGAGGTCTTCGGCGTGGACGCCGGATTCTTCTCCTCCCAGGACGACACCCGCCTCATTGCCGAACTGCAAGAGGTGGTGATGGACCAGGAGCTCAGCATCGAGGCCGATGCCCAGGAAATCGCCGAAATGGTCTCCGCGCACCCGGCTTTGGCGCGCGCCATGGTGAATATGCACCGCCGCTATCGCAATACGACCGCGCAGCTGGCCGCCGCCACCGAGGACCGCTTCGCCGACGGCAGCGGGTCCGGCGCCATCTCCAAACCGCACGAGGAAGTGCGCGACTACTTCTATCAGCGGCAGAACTACATTCACGAATTGGATACCGCGGCCGAGGAACTCGCGAACCGCATGCGTTTCCACGGCGGCGACCTGAAACGGGAGATCGCGCGCCGCCTCACCACCGCGCACGGCGTGCAGATCGTGGAACGCATCGATCTGCACGACGGCGTATTGCACAGATACGATCCCGAGCAGCGCCGCCTGGAAATCGCGCCGCATCTCTCCGGTGGGCAGCGGGTATTCAAACTCGCCGCGGAACTCGCCTATCTGGAGTGCGGGGATCTCATCGAAAAGCTGGTCGAGGAGGGCAACTTCTCCAGCCCCGAATCACGGGTGCTGGCGAAACTCGGCCTGGCGAACTATTTCGCGGCGGCGACGGTGCTGCCGTACACGCATTTCCACGAGATGGCCGAGGACTTCCGCTACGACATCGAACGCCTGTCGGCCTTCTTCACCCAGAGCTACGAGACCATCTGCCACCGCCTCTCCACCCTGCAGCGCCCCCGGCTGCGCGGCGTCCCGTTCTCGTTCGTCCGGGTGGACCGGGCGGGCAATATGTCGAAACGCCAGTCCGCCACCGGATTTCACTTCTCCTCCAGCGGCGGCACCTGCCCGCTGTGGAATGTCTACGAGACCTTCGCCTACCCCGCGAAGATCATGACCCAGATCGCCCAGATGCCCGACGGCCGGAAGTATCTGTGGGTGGCCAGAACCGTGGAACGCCGCGCCACCCGCTACGGCGAACCGAGCAAGGTATTCGCCATCGGCCTCGGCTGCGAACTCCGTCACGCCGGCCGCGTCGTTTATGCCGACGGCCTGGATCTCAACGAACCCAAGGCAACTCCCATCGGCGCGGGCTGCCGAGTCTGCGAACGCTCCAACTGCCCCCAGCGCGCATTCCCCCCACTCGGCAAATCCCTCGATATCAGCGAACACCGAAGCTCCATCTCCCCCTATGTAATCCAGTAA
- the urtA gene encoding urea ABC transporter substrate-binding protein: protein MQDSLRRQRTARLVRAITIPTALVLSVALISGCGSRDDNTASGSNAKSCVDTSKDTIKIGSLHSLTGTMAISEVTVANATKLAVDQINASGGVMGKKLEVVLEDGASDPKTFAEKAEKLISSDCVAAVFGGWTSSSRKAMKPKFESLNSLLYYPVQYEGLEDSKNIFYTGATTNQQIVPALDYLKQKGITSLYLVGSDYVFPQTANREIKAYAKANGIEIKGEDYAPLGSTDFSTIVNKVRNSHAGAVFNTLNGDSNVAFFREYSNAGLKAAEMPVVSVSIAEEEVAGIGAQNITGQLTAWNYYQTVDTPANKAFVAAYKAAYGANKPTSDPMEAAYTSVYLWKNTVEKAKSFAVADIQAAANGVTFDAPEGTVTIDGDNHHITKTARIGEIHPDGLIYTVWDSGKPIQPDPYLTTYDWAKGLK from the coding sequence ATGCAAGATTCCCTCCGCCGACAGCGAACTGCGCGCCTGGTCAGAGCAATCACCATCCCGACCGCCCTGGTGCTGTCCGTAGCGCTGATCTCCGGCTGCGGTTCGCGCGACGACAACACCGCGTCGGGCTCCAACGCCAAGTCCTGCGTCGACACCTCGAAGGACACCATCAAGATCGGTTCGCTGCACTCGCTGACCGGCACCATGGCCATCAGCGAGGTCACCGTCGCGAATGCGACCAAGCTGGCGGTGGACCAGATCAACGCGTCCGGCGGCGTCATGGGCAAGAAGCTCGAGGTGGTGCTCGAGGACGGTGCGTCCGACCCGAAGACCTTCGCCGAGAAGGCCGAGAAGCTGATCAGCTCCGACTGCGTCGCAGCGGTTTTCGGCGGCTGGACCTCCTCCAGCCGCAAGGCCATGAAGCCCAAGTTCGAATCGCTGAACTCGCTGCTCTACTACCCCGTCCAGTACGAGGGCCTGGAGGACAGCAAGAACATCTTCTACACCGGCGCGACCACCAACCAGCAGATCGTGCCGGCGCTGGACTACCTGAAGCAGAAGGGCATCACCTCCCTCTACCTGGTCGGCTCGGACTACGTGTTTCCGCAGACCGCCAACCGGGAGATCAAGGCGTACGCCAAGGCCAACGGTATCGAGATCAAGGGCGAGGACTACGCGCCGCTCGGCTCGACCGACTTCTCCACCATCGTCAACAAGGTTCGCAACTCGCATGCCGGTGCGGTGTTCAACACCCTGAACGGCGACTCCAATGTGGCGTTCTTCCGCGAGTACTCCAACGCGGGCCTGAAAGCCGCTGAGATGCCGGTGGTTTCGGTCTCCATCGCCGAGGAGGAGGTCGCGGGCATCGGTGCGCAGAACATCACCGGCCAGCTGACCGCTTGGAACTACTACCAGACCGTCGACACCCCGGCCAACAAGGCGTTCGTCGCCGCGTACAAGGCCGCCTACGGCGCCAACAAGCCCACCTCCGACCCGATGGAAGCCGCCTACACCTCGGTCTACCTGTGGAAGAACACCGTCGAGAAGGCGAAGTCGTTCGCAGTGGCCGACATTCAGGCCGCGGCCAATGGCGTCACCTTCGACGCCCCGGAGGGCACCGTCACCATCGACGGCGACAACCACCACATCACCAAGACCGCCCGCATCGGTGAAATCCACCCGGACGGCCTGATTTACACCGTGTGGGATTCCGGCAAGCCGATCCAGCCGGACCCGTACCTGACCACCTACGACTGGGCCAAGGGCCTCAAGTAG
- the urtB gene encoding urea ABC transporter permease subunit UrtB, giving the protein MEVAVGQLFTGLSLGSILLLAALGLSLTFGQMGVINMAHGEFIMAGCYTTFVVQQVIHSTGVALIVSLFVGFLVGGLLGAALEMGLIRWMYDRPLDTLLVTFGVGLVLQQAARNIFGAPAKNVVAPDWLTGGITIAGTVVPKTRIFIMVLALVAVIALATALKTTPLGRRIRAVVQNRSLAETSGVSSRFTDISTFFIGSGLAAVAGVALTLIGSTSPTIGQSYLVDAFLVVVIGGLGQIKGTVIAAFGMGLLNSFVEYSTTASVAKVIVFIVIVIFLQARPQGLFTVRTRSLA; this is encoded by the coding sequence ATGGAAGTCGCTGTCGGACAGCTCTTCACGGGCTTGAGCCTCGGCTCTATCCTGCTGCTCGCCGCGCTGGGCCTGTCGCTGACCTTCGGTCAGATGGGCGTGATCAATATGGCGCACGGCGAATTCATCATGGCCGGTTGTTACACCACATTCGTTGTGCAGCAGGTCATTCACTCGACCGGCGTCGCACTCATCGTGTCGCTGTTCGTCGGCTTCCTGGTCGGCGGGCTACTGGGCGCGGCCCTGGAAATGGGTCTCATCCGCTGGATGTACGACCGTCCGCTGGACACCCTGCTGGTCACCTTCGGCGTGGGCCTGGTGCTCCAGCAGGCCGCCCGCAATATCTTCGGCGCACCCGCCAAGAATGTGGTGGCCCCCGACTGGCTGACCGGCGGCATCACCATTGCCGGCACCGTGGTTCCCAAGACCCGCATCTTCATCATGGTGCTGGCCCTGGTCGCGGTCATCGCGCTGGCCACCGCGCTCAAGACCACTCCGCTGGGCCGGCGCATCCGGGCCGTGGTGCAGAACCGCAGCCTCGCCGAAACCTCCGGCGTCTCTTCCCGTTTCACCGATATCAGCACCTTCTTCATCGGCTCCGGCCTGGCCGCGGTCGCCGGGGTGGCGCTCACCCTGATCGGTTCCACCAGCCCGACCATCGGACAGTCGTATCTGGTCGACGCCTTCCTGGTGGTGGTCATCGGCGGCCTGGGACAGATCAAGGGCACCGTCATCGCGGCCTTCGGCATGGGCCTGCTGAATTCGTTCGTCGAATACTCCACCACCGCGTCGGTCGCCAAGGTGATCGTCTTCATCGTGATCGTGATCTTCCTGCAGGCCCGCCCGCAGGGCCTGTTCACCGTTCGCACGAGGAGTCTGGCATGA
- the urtC gene encoding urea ABC transporter permease subunit UrtC has translation MTLIQRTFKDASSFKVVGGFVLAAIVLFGIAPAMLSDFRLSLLAKFLCFAIVAVGIGLSWGRGGMLTLGQGVFFGIGAYIMAMHMQMADASKAHEDVPEFMSIAGISELPSYWRPFASAPVAILGILVVPALVAAVLGFGVFKRRVKGAYFAILSQALAAALAILLTGQQTIGGFTGLSDFKTFFGFRLDDPVNRRMLFFIAAGALLVVVAIARQLMNSRYGELLVAVRDQEERVRFLGYDPANIKIVAYVVAAFFAGIAGALFTPIVGIISPADIGVVPSIAFLVGVAIGGRTTLLGPVLGAIGVAWAQTTLSENFPSAWTYFQGALFIVVIGFLPAGLAGLLPLARQLAERVRPAQSSGPAAAITAPVVSVDAPAEETAEPATEPEAPADEEKVKA, from the coding sequence ATGACTCTCATCCAGCGCACTTTCAAAGACGCTTCGTCGTTCAAGGTCGTGGGCGGTTTCGTCCTGGCGGCCATCGTGCTCTTCGGCATCGCACCGGCGATGCTCAGCGATTTCCGCCTGAGCCTGCTGGCGAAATTCCTCTGCTTCGCCATTGTCGCCGTCGGCATCGGCCTGTCCTGGGGTCGCGGCGGCATGCTCACCCTGGGCCAGGGCGTGTTCTTCGGCATCGGCGCGTACATCATGGCCATGCATATGCAGATGGCCGACGCCAGCAAGGCGCACGAGGATGTGCCGGAGTTCATGTCCATCGCCGGCATCTCCGAATTGCCCTCGTACTGGCGGCCTTTCGCCTCCGCACCGGTTGCGATCCTGGGCATTCTGGTGGTGCCCGCACTGGTCGCGGCGGTGCTCGGCTTCGGAGTGTTCAAGCGCCGCGTCAAGGGCGCGTACTTCGCCATTCTGAGCCAGGCGCTCGCGGCGGCGCTGGCCATTCTGCTCACGGGTCAGCAGACCATCGGCGGCTTCACCGGTCTGAGCGACTTCAAGACGTTCTTCGGCTTCCGCCTGGACGATCCGGTGAACCGGCGCATGCTGTTCTTCATCGCGGCGGGCGCCCTGCTCGTGGTGGTCGCCATCGCGCGCCAGCTCATGAACAGCCGCTACGGCGAACTGCTCGTGGCCGTGCGCGATCAGGAGGAGCGCGTGCGCTTCCTCGGCTACGACCCGGCCAATATCAAGATCGTCGCGTACGTGGTGGCCGCGTTCTTCGCGGGTATCGCGGGCGCGCTGTTCACCCCGATCGTCGGCATCATCTCCCCCGCCGATATCGGTGTGGTGCCCTCCATCGCCTTCCTGGTCGGCGTCGCCATCGGCGGCCGCACCACCCTGCTCGGCCCGGTGCTGGGCGCGATCGGCGTGGCGTGGGCGCAGACCACGCTCTCGGAGAATTTCCCCTCGGCCTGGACCTACTTCCAGGGCGCGCTGTTCATCGTGGTGATCGGCTTCCTGCCCGCCGGCCTGGCCGGATTGCTCCCGCTGGCAAGACAATTGGCGGAGCGGGTGCGCCCGGCGCAGAGCTCCGGCCCGGCCGCGGCAATCACCGCCCCGGTCGTATCGGTCGACGCACCGGCCGAGGAGACCGCCGAGCCCGCTACCGAGCCGGAAGCCCCTGCGGACGAAGAGAAGGTGAAGGCATGA
- the urtD gene encoding urea ABC transporter ATP-binding protein UrtD, translating into MTTAAVQEPKFGGNAGMDSEYLEIRGLSVSFDGFKAVTDVDLTVLQGDLRFLIGPNGAGKTTLIDAITGLAAATGSARKSGSELIGKKVHQIARLGVGRTFQTASVFEQLTVLQNLDIAAGAGRSALTLLRKRKSVLPAIEEALETTGLTALRDKPAGVLAHGQKQWLEIGMLLVQNASVLLLDEPVAGMSAEEREETGNLLRRIGGERIVVVVEHDMDFMRAFATSVTVLAGGRVLSEGTVEQVQADPKVQEVYLGTAAAGDLPPAADSAGPAESASTDAEEAANA; encoded by the coding sequence ATGACGACCGCTGCCGTGCAGGAACCCAAATTCGGCGGCAATGCCGGAATGGACAGCGAATACCTCGAAATCCGCGGCCTCTCTGTGAGTTTCGACGGTTTCAAGGCCGTCACCGATGTGGATCTCACTGTGCTGCAGGGTGATCTGCGCTTTCTCATCGGACCGAACGGCGCGGGCAAGACCACGCTGATCGACGCCATCACCGGTTTGGCCGCCGCCACCGGTTCGGCGCGCAAGTCCGGCAGTGAGCTGATCGGCAAGAAGGTGCATCAGATCGCCCGGCTGGGCGTCGGCCGCACCTTCCAGACGGCCAGCGTTTTCGAACAGCTCACCGTGCTGCAGAATCTCGATATCGCCGCCGGCGCCGGACGTTCCGCGCTGACGCTGCTGCGCAAGCGCAAGTCGGTGCTCCCCGCCATCGAGGAGGCGCTGGAGACCACCGGCCTGACGGCCCTGCGCGACAAGCCCGCCGGGGTGCTCGCGCACGGCCAGAAGCAGTGGCTGGAGATCGGCATGCTGCTGGTGCAGAACGCCTCGGTGCTGCTGCTCGACGAACCGGTCGCCGGTATGAGCGCCGAGGAGCGCGAGGAGACCGGAAACCTGCTGCGCCGCATCGGCGGTGAACGGATCGTGGTGGTCGTCGAACACGATATGGACTTCATGCGCGCCTTCGCCACCTCGGTCACCGTGCTCGCGGGCGGCCGGGTGCTCAGCGAGGGCACCGTCGAACAGGTCCAGGCCGATCCCAAGGTGCAGGAGGTCTACCTCGGCACCGCGGCGGCCGGTGACCTGCCGCCCGCCGCCGACTCGGCCGGTCCCGCCGAGAGCGCATCCACCGACGCAGAGGAGGCCGCGAATGCTTGA
- the urtE gene encoding urea ABC transporter ATP-binding subunit UrtE, producing the protein MLEIIDLQTGYGRSQVIHGVSLTVPSDGVVAVMGHNGVGKTSLLRAAVGLLPAKSGRIRFNDEDITKMAPSRRVKRGIAYVPQGQQSFPQLTALENLQVVADGRKRGKELIAESLELFPALKELLTRKAGLLSGGQRQQLAIARALITEPKLLILDEPTEGIQPSVVAEIERTIIDLTNRGGLSVLLVEQHIGFALQAAQQYYVLQSGRITSSGAGGAGAESNVRLAMAI; encoded by the coding sequence ATGCTTGAGATCATCGACCTACAGACCGGATACGGTCGCAGCCAGGTGATTCACGGTGTCTCGCTGACGGTTCCGAGTGACGGCGTGGTGGCCGTCATGGGCCACAACGGCGTCGGGAAGACCTCCCTGCTGCGCGCCGCGGTGGGCCTGCTGCCCGCCAAATCGGGGCGTATCCGCTTCAATGACGAGGACATCACGAAGATGGCCCCGTCGCGGCGGGTCAAGCGCGGCATCGCCTATGTGCCGCAGGGGCAGCAGTCCTTCCCGCAGCTGACCGCGCTGGAGAACCTCCAGGTGGTGGCGGACGGGCGCAAGCGCGGTAAGGAGCTCATCGCCGAATCGCTGGAGCTGTTCCCGGCCCTGAAGGAATTGCTCACGCGCAAGGCCGGATTGCTCTCCGGTGGTCAGCGGCAGCAGCTGGCCATCGCACGCGCGCTGATCACCGAACCCAAACTGCTGATTCTCGACGAGCCGACCGAGGGCATCCAGCCGTCGGTGGTCGCCGAAATCGAGCGCACCATCATCGATCTCACCAATCGCGGTGGTCTGAGCGTGCTGCTGGTGGAACAGCACATCGGCTTCGCCCTGCAGGCCGCTCAGCAGTACTACGTGCTGCAATCGGGCCGCATCACCTCCTCCGGGGCGGGCGGAGCGGGCGCGGAATCCAACGTCCGTCTGGCCATGGCGATCTGA
- a CDS encoding GntR family transcriptional regulator has protein sequence MARRGRIPLSERVYLALQRDLAAGVLVPTERLGEERLAETYGVSRTPVREALARLFADGLLERHPDGFYPYRPRVDELGDLYELRIVLEARGIQRLQTTPAGLGGLDPIPVEAYPQDSAYGYAGGSQAHEAASEYPAYGAMRRTPAPGPGFAAAHLLQDAAAVLRELETWRYLRDNAPEPDADLIAADERFHITLLAAAGNSALADALSTVHARVRPVRAIDMPTPERVAAMAEDHIAIAEYLLMGDLDAALRTLLAHLTSSRAHVLTRARRALEMTKLAQAVRE, from the coding sequence ATGGCGCGCAGGGGGCGCATTCCGTTGTCCGAACGGGTCTATCTGGCTCTGCAGCGGGATCTCGCGGCGGGGGTGCTGGTGCCGACCGAACGGCTCGGCGAGGAACGCCTCGCCGAGACCTACGGGGTCTCCCGCACTCCGGTCCGTGAGGCCCTGGCCCGGCTCTTCGCCGACGGACTGCTCGAACGGCACCCCGACGGCTTCTACCCCTACCGGCCGCGAGTGGATGAACTCGGCGACCTGTACGAACTGCGAATAGTGCTGGAGGCCAGGGGAATCCAGCGACTGCAAACCACGCCCGCCGGGCTCGGCGGACTGGATCCGATCCCGGTGGAGGCCTATCCCCAGGATTCCGCCTACGGCTACGCGGGCGGATCACAGGCACACGAGGCGGCCTCGGAATACCCCGCCTACGGCGCCATGCGGCGCACTCCCGCGCCGGGCCCGGGCTTCGCTGCGGCGCACCTGCTGCAGGACGCGGCCGCGGTGCTGCGCGAACTGGAAACGTGGCGATATCTGCGCGACAACGCACCGGAACCCGACGCCGACCTCATCGCCGCCGACGAGCGCTTCCACATCACCCTGCTCGCGGCAGCGGGCAATTCCGCACTGGCCGACGCCCTCTCGACAGTGCACGCCCGCGTCCGCCCCGTCCGCGCCATCGATATGCCCACCCCCGAACGCGTCGCCGCCATGGCCGAAGACCACATAGCCATTGCCGAATACCTCCTCATGGGCGACCTCGACGCCGCCCTCCGCACCCTGCTCGCCCACCTGACCAGCTCCCGAGCCCACGTCCTCACCCGCGCCCGCCGAGCCCTGGAAATGACGAAACTCGCCCAGGCCGTGCGGGAGTGA
- a CDS encoding carboxymuconolactone decarboxylase family protein yields MVSTQPRIAPGRLRELGPVNWVVWQALSRAAGTDDAHLFSTLGRTGGLFRGWLHFSGKLMPGGRLRRYESEMVILRVAHLRECEYETDHHIRLGKRAGITQEILDRLRLGPTAPGWTDKERALLTAVDQLVTTRNLDDPTWTTLAEHYDDRRLIEIVLLTNQYEGLASTITALRIQTDH; encoded by the coding sequence ATGGTGTCGACGCAGCCACGTATCGCGCCCGGGCGTCTCCGGGAGCTGGGTCCGGTCAACTGGGTTGTCTGGCAGGCGCTTTCCCGCGCCGCGGGCACGGATGACGCGCACCTGTTCAGCACGCTCGGGCGCACCGGCGGCCTGTTCCGCGGCTGGCTGCACTTCTCCGGGAAGCTCATGCCCGGCGGGCGGCTGCGCCGCTACGAATCCGAAATGGTGATTCTGCGAGTCGCGCACCTGCGCGAATGCGAGTACGAGACCGACCATCACATTCGACTCGGCAAGCGCGCGGGCATCACCCAGGAGATCCTCGACCGGCTGCGCCTCGGCCCCACCGCCCCCGGCTGGACCGACAAGGAACGCGCCCTCCTCACCGCCGTCGACCAACTGGTCACCACCCGCAACCTCGACGACCCCACCTGGACCACCCTCGCCGAGCACTACGACGACCGCCGCCTCATCGAAATCGTCCTGCTCACCAACCAGTACGAGGGCCTCGCCAGCACCATCACCGCCCTGCGAATCCAGACCGATCACTGA
- a CDS encoding GNAT family N-acetyltransferase translates to MPRSVPAIIAAEVFTKGAQPVIPAGEGLVLRPWLRRDAPEVFAAFQDPAIQRWHARTAESVEEADDWIELWLHAWSGGVDANWAVADSHTGHVVGRASLRSMLLSQGLGEMAYWVAPRARGQGIAPRAVAALTSWAFDEIGFHRLELRHSVHNPQSCRVAMKSGYALEGTNRSATLHADGWHDMHMHARVAGDLSTETLPLALGSRARHRADG, encoded by the coding sequence ATGCCGCGATCGGTGCCGGCAATCATTGCCGCTGAAGTCTTTACGAAGGGCGCGCAGCCGGTGATTCCGGCGGGCGAGGGGTTGGTGTTGCGGCCCTGGCTGCGGCGGGATGCGCCGGAGGTGTTCGCGGCCTTTCAGGATCCGGCGATTCAGCGGTGGCATGCGCGGACGGCCGAATCGGTGGAGGAGGCGGACGACTGGATCGAGTTGTGGCTGCATGCGTGGAGTGGTGGGGTCGATGCCAATTGGGCTGTGGCCGACAGCCATACCGGGCATGTGGTGGGGCGGGCGTCGCTGCGGTCGATGCTGCTGTCGCAGGGGCTGGGTGAGATGGCGTACTGGGTGGCGCCGCGGGCGCGCGGGCAGGGGATCGCACCGCGGGCCGTTGCCGCGCTCACCTCGTGGGCATTCGACGAAATCGGCTTCCACCGCCTGGAACTCCGCCATTCCGTGCACAATCCGCAGTCCTGCCGGGTGGCGATGAAATCCGGCTACGCCCTGGAGGGCACCAACCGCAGCGCCACCCTGCACGCCGACGGCTGGCACGACATGCATATGCACGCCCGGGTCGCGGGGGATCTGTCGACCGAAACCCTGCCGCTCGCACTGGGTTCGCGGGCGCGGCATCGCGCGGACGGCTAG
- a CDS encoding TetR/AcrR family transcriptional regulator, protein MGARERSSAGDPVRTLELLWREPGQGGSARGPKQRTTVDAVVDAALEIADGQGLAALTMRSVAAQLGLTPMATYTYVPGKAELLDLMLDTVYQRMTRHDLTGMPWRERVSTVAAENRALLAAHPWVAYVPTTRPPLGPGVAAKYDHELQAFDGLGLGDVDMDAALTHVLGFVTSVARIAIDTARAAAESGESDHEWWQRAAPLLERVFSADRYPLAARVGAAAGQAHNSAYSADHAYDFGLARLLDGLAALIETSSG, encoded by the coding sequence ATGGGCGCACGTGAGCGGAGCAGTGCCGGAGATCCGGTGCGCACCCTGGAACTGCTGTGGCGCGAGCCCGGGCAGGGCGGGTCGGCACGCGGTCCGAAACAGCGCACCACCGTCGACGCGGTGGTCGATGCGGCGCTGGAGATCGCCGACGGTCAGGGGCTGGCGGCGCTCACCATGCGGTCGGTCGCGGCGCAGCTGGGGCTCACGCCGATGGCCACCTACACGTATGTGCCGGGCAAGGCCGAACTCCTCGACCTCATGCTCGATACCGTCTATCAGCGGATGACGCGCCACGATCTCACCGGAATGCCTTGGCGTGAAAGGGTTTCCACCGTCGCCGCCGAGAACCGCGCGCTGCTGGCCGCGCACCCCTGGGTCGCCTACGTCCCGACCACCCGTCCGCCCCTGGGCCCCGGCGTCGCCGCCAAATACGACCACGAACTCCAGGCCTTCGACGGCCTCGGCCTCGGCGACGTCGATATGGACGCGGCCCTCACCCACGTCCTCGGCTTTGTCACCTCGGTCGCCCGCATCGCCATCGATACCGCCCGCGCCGCCGCCGAAAGCGGTGAATCCGACCACGAGTGGTGGCAGCGCGCCGCCCCCCTCCTGGAACGCGTCTTCTCCGCCGACCGCTACCCCCTCGCCGCCCGCGTCGGCGCCGCCGCCGGCCAGGCCCACAACAGCGCCTACAGCGCCGACCACGCCTACGACTTCGGCCTCGCCCGCCTCCTCGACGGCCTCGCCGCCCTCATCGAAACCTCGTCCGGCTGA
- a CDS encoding VOC family protein, which produces MKITASALSLNVAEPTTSAKFLIDHFGFAEDMSADGFVSLTRPDAGFNIIYLRTGLSTFKPATIAGSAGQGVLVVFIVEDIDAEYERVRSEGVPIVTPIETEPWGERYFQAVDPNGIIIQLVQWV; this is translated from the coding sequence ATGAAAATCACCGCATCCGCCCTCTCCCTGAACGTGGCCGAACCCACCACCTCGGCGAAATTCCTGATCGACCACTTCGGCTTCGCCGAGGATATGTCCGCCGATGGATTCGTCTCCCTGACCAGGCCTGATGCGGGCTTCAACATCATCTACCTGCGCACCGGCCTGTCCACCTTCAAGCCCGCGACCATTGCGGGCAGCGCCGGACAGGGCGTCCTGGTGGTCTTCATCGTGGAAGACATCGACGCGGAGTACGAGCGAGTCCGGTCCGAGGGCGTTCCGATCGTCACCCCGATCGAGACCGAACCCTGGGGCGAGCGCTACTTCCAGGCCGTCGATCCGAACGGAATCATCATCCAATTGGTCCAGTGGGTCTGA
- a CDS encoding dihydrofolate reductase family protein, whose product MRKVVAIENMTLDGYVDSQTGLGFEWTFRGYSPEVDAFGNQHVRSDVDTAMYGRRTFEGMRDFWSGVAGNPDAADGEKAHADWVTNVSKIAFSTTLREAGWKNTRIIAADAAARVAELKAEDGGTLAIYASPKLVHWFIDNGLIDEFRIMVHPVTVGSGTPLFHDKAALNVDLLESKTFDSGAVYLRYQVA is encoded by the coding sequence ATGCGGAAAGTCGTGGCAATCGAGAACATGACCCTGGACGGGTACGTGGACTCACAGACCGGGCTCGGGTTCGAATGGACCTTCCGGGGTTACAGCCCCGAGGTCGACGCCTTCGGCAATCAGCACGTGCGCTCCGATGTCGACACCGCGATGTACGGACGTCGTACCTTCGAAGGCATGCGCGACTTCTGGTCCGGCGTCGCCGGCAATCCGGATGCGGCCGACGGCGAGAAGGCGCACGCCGATTGGGTGACGAACGTGAGCAAGATCGCCTTCTCCACCACGCTGCGGGAGGCGGGCTGGAAGAACACCCGGATCATCGCCGCCGACGCGGCCGCCCGTGTCGCCGAACTCAAGGCGGAAGACGGTGGCACGCTTGCCATCTACGCCAGCCCGAAACTGGTGCACTGGTTCATCGACAACGGTCTCATCGACGAATTCCGAATCATGGTGCATCCGGTGACGGTCGGCTCCGGCACGCCGCTGTTCCATGACAAGGCCGCGCTGAATGTGGATCTGCTGGAATCGAAGACGTTCGACTCGGGTGCGGTCTACCTCCGCTACCAGGTCGCCTGA
- a CDS encoding YciI family protein, whose product MRNLVLIRLDPSKAPEQGPDEKLMADMNTLIEEMTKAGVLLDTAGLRPTEEGTRIHQVDGKQTVIDGPFTESKEIIGGYCLLQTRSTAEAVEWASRFLRVHGPEWDIEVEVRQLADQD is encoded by the coding sequence ATGCGAAATCTGGTGCTGATCCGTCTCGATCCGTCCAAGGCCCCCGAACAGGGCCCCGACGAGAAGCTCATGGCGGATATGAACACGCTCATCGAGGAGATGACCAAGGCGGGCGTCCTGCTCGACACCGCCGGATTGCGGCCGACCGAAGAGGGCACCCGCATCCACCAGGTCGACGGGAAGCAGACCGTCATCGACGGCCCCTTCACCGAATCCAAGGAGATCATCGGCGGCTACTGCCTGCTGCAGACCCGATCCACCGCCGAGGCGGTCGAGTGGGCCTCCCGCTTCCTGCGGGTGCACGGGCCGGAGTGGGATATCGAGGTCGAGGTCCGGCAGCTCGCCGATCAGGACTGA